One Oleidesulfovibrio alaskensis DSM 16109 genomic region harbors:
- a CDS encoding biotin carboxylase N-terminal domain-containing protein, with amino-acid sequence MQNTEHKVLVANRGEIAIRIVQACRKLGLDFVCVYTAEDAESGHVRIARQLGGEKSLFRVSSYHDANELLSVADEAGATAVHPGYGFFAEDYRFARRVSQRGRKLIFIGPSWRVIRELGDKINTKRLARSLGVPTVPGSDKPIYDEMEAEKVAQSLFEFQEEQGVERPLVLVKASAGGGGMGIEEVHSLDLFRSVYRRIRNYALRQFNDEGVLIEQRVNDFNHLEVQIVSDRSGKNPVHFGTRNCSIQSTGLQKRVEIAPGFDSSSYSYAFDADKLLEDITNHSLAMARKVGYDNVGTWEWIVSRDGRPFLMEVNTRIQVENGVSAAIARIHGKGGVDIIAEQIRVGLGEPLGYTQEDITFEGVGIEYRIIAEDPDNRFTPWVGRIEGFRWDERDWLSMHTHVPTDSPYDIPTEFDPNLALAIVWGKDLAQVRERGLELLDTITLEGVNQAGPMRTNIAFLRRKTADVLRF; translated from the coding sequence GTGCAGAATACCGAACATAAGGTGCTGGTGGCGAATCGAGGGGAAATCGCCATCCGTATCGTTCAGGCCTGCCGCAAGCTGGGTCTGGATTTTGTATGTGTATACACGGCGGAAGACGCTGAGTCGGGGCATGTACGCATCGCCCGTCAGCTTGGCGGCGAAAAAAGCCTGTTCCGTGTATCGTCATATCATGATGCGAACGAACTGTTGTCCGTAGCAGACGAGGCCGGCGCCACCGCCGTGCATCCCGGCTACGGCTTTTTTGCCGAAGATTACAGGTTCGCGCGGCGGGTATCGCAGCGCGGGCGCAAACTGATATTCATAGGTCCGTCATGGCGGGTTATCCGCGAGCTGGGTGACAAGATAAATACCAAACGTCTTGCGCGCAGTCTCGGCGTGCCCACTGTGCCCGGTTCAGACAAACCCATCTACGACGAGATGGAAGCCGAAAAAGTGGCCCAGTCGCTTTTCGAGTTTCAGGAAGAGCAGGGCGTCGAGCGCCCTCTGGTTCTGGTCAAGGCCTCCGCCGGAGGCGGCGGAATGGGTATAGAGGAAGTGCACAGCCTTGATCTGTTCCGCTCCGTGTATCGCCGTATCCGCAATTACGCCCTGCGTCAGTTCAATGACGAGGGTGTTCTTATCGAGCAGCGTGTCAACGACTTCAACCATCTGGAAGTTCAGATCGTTTCTGACAGAAGCGGCAAAAATCCCGTGCATTTCGGCACGAGAAACTGCTCCATACAGTCCACCGGTCTGCAAAAGCGCGTGGAAATTGCTCCGGGGTTCGACTCTTCGTCGTATTCCTATGCGTTTGACGCAGACAAACTGCTGGAAGACATCACCAACCACTCTCTGGCTATGGCCCGCAAGGTCGGCTACGACAATGTGGGCACATGGGAGTGGATTGTCTCGCGCGACGGGCGTCCCTTTCTGATGGAGGTGAACACCCGCATTCAGGTGGAAAACGGCGTTTCTGCCGCCATAGCGCGCATTCACGGTAAAGGCGGTGTCGACATAATCGCCGAGCAGATCCGTGTGGGGCTGGGCGAGCCGCTGGGTTACACGCAGGAAGATATCACATTCGAAGGTGTGGGCATTGAATACCGCATCATCGCGGAAGATCCTGACAACCGTTTCACCCCCTGGGTGGGACGTATAGAAGGCTTCCGCTGGGATGAACGTGACTGGCTTTCCATGCATACGCATGTGCCCACTGACAGTCCGTATGACATTCCCACTGAGTTCGACCCCAACCTTGCCCTTGCCATTGTGTGGGGCAAAGACCTTGCACAGGTCCGGGAGCGGGGGCTGGAACTGCTGGACACCATCACGCTGGAGGGCGTTAATCAGGCCGGTCCCATGCGCACCAACATTGCTTTTCTGCGCAGAAAGACGGCTGATGTTCTCCGTTTCTGA
- a CDS encoding PilZ domain-containing protein, with protein sequence MNEEFDIVFTGTGGQRRAFRTRIRGLEAFLEERGTFLPVRDISATGCSVDGDEQGFGIGDDFRIDLFVNKKLFIAGLLLRVVRLLPDGGLGCSFEELDRRQEARLDKLILEVQKRQIAMKRATVCDEELEK encoded by the coding sequence ATGAATGAAGAATTTGATATTGTTTTTACCGGGACCGGCGGACAGCGCCGGGCTTTTCGCACGCGTATCAGGGGGCTTGAAGCCTTTCTTGAAGAACGCGGTACGTTCCTGCCCGTCAGGGACATCAGTGCCACTGGTTGCTCCGTGGACGGAGACGAGCAGGGCTTTGGCATAGGCGACGACTTCCGCATTGACCTTTTTGTCAATAAAAAGCTGTTCATAGCCGGACTCCTGCTGAGAGTTGTGCGGCTGTTACCTGACGGCGGCCTTGGCTGCAGCTTTGAAGAGCTTGACCGGCGACAGGAAGCGCGGCTGGACAAGCTTATTCTGGAAGTGCAGAAACGGCAGATCGCCATGAAAAGGGCGACTGTGTGTGATGAAGAACTGGAAAAATAA
- the alr gene encoding alanine racemase, which yields MGYEAFPEPLWAEIDLCALRHNFSAVRSHVGKGVRIMAVVKADAYGHGAVAVAHELLRQGADAFGVARLDEAVELRENGITRPVLIFGPTPPQKAPLLARYGIIQTVHSDTYAEALQAALLAQQPRRRVQVHIKVDTGMGRLGYIATGNGGDVPLGQVFAGFSSRTMLDVCGVFTHFAASDAADPVTARRQLAVFEQALSELPAGMRDRLCVHAANSAATMVMPDARFDMVRPGIILYGLRPSAEMDTAGFDLRPVMSLKGRIASVKRVPAGFTVSYGHTHVTAAGTVIAAVPAGYADGYSRLLSSCGTMLVHGRPAAVTGRVCMDQTMIDVGHIDGVQEGDEVVLLGRQGAESVTADDHARLTSTINYEVVSRILARVPRVYVENAE from the coding sequence GTGGGATATGAAGCATTTCCCGAGCCGTTGTGGGCGGAGATAGATCTCTGCGCCCTGCGGCACAATTTTTCCGCTGTACGGTCGCACGTCGGAAAGGGTGTACGCATTATGGCAGTGGTCAAGGCCGACGCTTACGGTCACGGGGCTGTGGCCGTGGCACACGAACTGTTGCGTCAGGGGGCTGATGCCTTCGGAGTGGCCAGACTGGATGAGGCAGTGGAACTGCGCGAGAACGGTATCACCCGGCCTGTGCTCATTTTCGGGCCCACCCCGCCGCAGAAGGCTCCGCTGCTTGCCCGCTACGGCATCATACAGACCGTGCATTCCGATACCTATGCAGAGGCGCTGCAGGCGGCGTTGCTGGCCCAGCAGCCCCGCAGGCGGGTACAGGTGCACATAAAGGTGGACACCGGCATGGGGCGTCTTGGGTATATCGCCACGGGAAACGGCGGTGATGTTCCGCTGGGACAGGTGTTTGCCGGTTTTTCTTCCCGCACCATGCTGGATGTGTGCGGTGTGTTCACCCACTTTGCCGCCAGCGATGCCGCCGACCCTGTTACGGCGCGCAGGCAGCTGGCCGTGTTTGAACAGGCACTGTCAGAGCTGCCTGCCGGTATGCGCGACAGGCTGTGTGTGCATGCGGCCAACAGCGCGGCAACCATGGTCATGCCCGATGCCCGTTTTGACATGGTGCGCCCGGGCATCATCCTGTACGGGCTCCGCCCCTCGGCAGAGATGGACACCGCCGGTTTCGATCTGCGTCCGGTGATGAGCCTCAAAGGCCGTATAGCCAGCGTCAAACGTGTTCCTGCCGGATTTACGGTAAGCTACGGGCATACCCACGTGACGGCCGCCGGAACTGTCATTGCGGCAGTGCCTGCAGGGTACGCGGACGGGTACAGCCGCCTGCTTTCGTCCTGCGGCACCATGCTGGTTCACGGCCGCCCGGCCGCAGTAACCGGCAGGGTGTGTATGGACCAGACCATGATTGACGTGGGGCACATTGACGGAGTGCAGGAGGGGGACGAGGTTGTCCTGCTGGGCAGGCAGGGCGCCGAAAGCGTGACGGCAGACGATCACGCCCGTCTGACTTCCACTATTAATTATGAGGTTGTCTCCCGCATACTTGCCCGTGTGCCGCGGGTTTATGTGGAAAACGCAGAGTAA
- the dctP gene encoding TRAP transporter substrate-binding protein DctP: MKPSGHFFRGMKRFMAAALVVLAVPALAAAAMTVKMSYNGPPSLEDNAVHAFATTFKELVEKESGGGIVIDLYPNSQLGNEQQRMEQVMTGPMINVASFGGMETVFPEMFATNVPFMFESYAAAHEFFDNSSFMDKAGKELRSRTGIELLAVVEEGGFIAFTSKKPVRSPADFKGMKFRAMDASQVAMYEAFGASGTPIPWTEVYLALKTGVADGQMNPPTYIIIGSLYEVQDHLTLANVQYSDQFLLINGELLDSLPDSQRQVIRKAAHEANVKTRQFVESQVDERVKFLAGKGMTVYTPTAEELAQFKELGSPSYIKWLSGQIDTAWIDHAMEDARKANEAVK, encoded by the coding sequence ATGAAACCATCGGGACATTTTTTCAGAGGCATGAAGCGTTTTATGGCCGCCGCACTGGTCGTGCTGGCTGTTCCGGCGCTGGCTGCGGCCGCCATGACGGTCAAGATGAGTTACAACGGGCCGCCCAGTCTGGAAGACAACGCCGTGCATGCTTTTGCCACCACTTTCAAGGAACTGGTTGAAAAAGAGTCCGGAGGCGGCATTGTCATCGACCTGTATCCCAACAGTCAGCTGGGTAATGAGCAGCAGCGCATGGAACAGGTGATGACCGGTCCCATGATCAATGTGGCTTCTTTCGGCGGTATGGAGACCGTGTTTCCTGAAATGTTCGCCACCAACGTACCCTTCATGTTTGAAAGCTACGCTGCGGCACATGAATTTTTCGACAACAGCTCTTTTATGGATAAAGCCGGAAAAGAGCTGCGTTCGCGCACCGGCATCGAGCTGCTGGCCGTGGTGGAAGAGGGGGGCTTCATTGCCTTTACTTCCAAAAAGCCCGTCAGGTCTCCGGCTGATTTCAAGGGTATGAAATTCCGCGCCATGGATGCCAGCCAGGTAGCCATGTACGAAGCCTTCGGAGCTTCCGGAACTCCTATTCCGTGGACCGAGGTGTATCTTGCGCTTAAAACCGGCGTGGCAGACGGCCAGATGAACCCCCCCACCTATATCATCATCGGCAGCCTGTACGAGGTGCAGGACCATCTCACCCTTGCCAACGTCCAGTATTCCGATCAGTTCCTGTTGATTAACGGTGAACTGCTTGACTCTCTTCCCGACAGCCAGCGTCAGGTAATCCGTAAGGCGGCGCACGAGGCAAACGTCAAGACCCGCCAGTTTGTGGAGTCTCAGGTAGACGAGCGTGTGAAGTTTCTGGCCGGCAAGGGCATGACCGTTTACACCCCCACCGCGGAAGAGCTGGCGCAGTTCAAGGAACTTGGCAGTCCTTCCTACATCAAGTGGCTCAGCGGACAGATTGACACGGCATGGATAGACCATGCCATGGAAGACGCCCGCAAGGCCAATGAGGCAGTGAAATAG
- a CDS encoding biotin attachment protein, translating into MLDISQLLEEIKASPYQEETIVAPHTGVVTFAPIKEGKRVRGPSGVWKEVKGTLLATIERERNPKPIHATEKGKVKDIFRQYEGTFVEAGTPLVSIRHYLSKEEVLGIILRKALHLFKAPERAKYYFTPDVDKKVKVSGSRSVTVQNGMELFIMSRMKRETPLHYEGPEGLIYAVYFQHNENVDAGQPLIGICPPDQLETIEEVVMRVQTEWVEKE; encoded by the coding sequence GTGCTTGATATATCACAACTGCTTGAAGAGATTAAGGCGTCTCCTTATCAGGAGGAGACAATAGTGGCCCCCCACACGGGGGTGGTGACCTTTGCTCCCATCAAGGAAGGCAAGCGTGTGCGCGGGCCTTCCGGTGTGTGGAAAGAAGTGAAGGGCACACTGCTTGCCACCATTGAACGGGAAAGGAACCCCAAACCCATTCATGCCACGGAAAAAGGCAAGGTGAAGGATATATTCCGCCAGTACGAAGGAACCTTTGTCGAAGCCGGAACACCGCTTGTGAGCATCCGGCACTATCTGTCAAAGGAGGAAGTGCTGGGGATCATTCTGCGTAAGGCGCTGCATCTGTTCAAGGCGCCGGAGCGGGCCAAATACTACTTCACGCCGGATGTGGACAAAAAAGTCAAGGTGTCCGGTTCCAGATCTGTCACTGTGCAGAACGGCATGGAACTTTTCATCATGTCGCGTATGAAGCGCGAAACGCCGCTGCATTACGAAGGCCCCGAAGGTCTGATTTACGCGGTGTACTTTCAGCATAACGAAAACGTGGACGCCGGCCAGCCGCTGATAGGCATCTGCCCGCCGGATCAGCTGGAAACCATAGAAGAGGTGGTCATGCGCGTGCAGACGGAGTGGGTGGAAAAGGAGTGA
- a CDS encoding TRAP transporter small permease, whose product MGRVADVCYKASDLLERLCLMGAGALLVVNLLSVMLGVFSRFYRAPVWTTDLAKVTLVWMVMLAAAPALKRGEHMAIHILVDRLSPGARRAAVIFRTLVFAGILVLMIWLGGAYAYKMRLFTIMTLGVKKTIPLLAVPVGMALMLAEYALQQFIALDALAARPVRGASEGEDAS is encoded by the coding sequence ATGGGCCGTGTGGCGGACGTCTGTTATAAGGCTTCCGACCTGCTGGAGCGCCTCTGCCTTATGGGGGCGGGGGCTCTCCTCGTGGTCAACCTGCTGTCGGTTATGCTTGGTGTGTTTTCCCGTTTTTATCGTGCGCCCGTGTGGACAACTGATCTGGCAAAGGTCACGCTTGTCTGGATGGTCATGCTGGCTGCTGCTCCTGCTTTGAAGCGCGGCGAGCACATGGCCATTCACATTCTGGTCGACAGGCTGTCTCCCGGCGCCAGAAGGGCGGCTGTGATATTCCGTACACTGGTGTTTGCGGGCATCCTTGTGCTTATGATCTGGCTGGGCGGTGCATATGCTTACAAAATGCGTCTGTTCACCATTATGACGCTGGGAGTGAAAAAAACGATACCGTTGCTGGCGGTACCCGTAGGCATGGCGCTGATGCTTGCAGAATACGCATTGCAGCAGTTCATCGCACTTGATGCGCTGGCCGCCCGCCCCGTGCGCGGTGCATCAGAGGGGGAAGACGCGTCATGA
- a CDS encoding single-stranded DNA-binding protein: MSLNKVMLIGRLGADPELKYSQSGTPVARMRIATSETYTDREGNRQESTEWHTVVVFQRQAENCANYLSKGSMVYVEGSLQTRQWQDQQGQNRYTTEIKGQRVQFLDRKGDGPGAPAQGGGERRSFQQPQQSQQRGGRQAPPADDGFDDLGPAFPSEVSGMDDVPF; this comes from the coding sequence ATGTCGCTTAATAAAGTTATGCTCATAGGCAGGCTGGGTGCCGACCCCGAGCTTAAATATTCCCAATCAGGAACCCCTGTTGCGCGTATGCGCATTGCCACCAGCGAAACCTATACGGACCGCGAAGGCAACCGGCAGGAAAGCACGGAGTGGCATACCGTGGTTGTGTTCCAGCGTCAGGCCGAAAACTGCGCCAACTACCTTTCCAAAGGCAGCATGGTGTATGTGGAAGGCAGCCTGCAGACAAGACAGTGGCAGGATCAGCAGGGACAGAACAGATACACCACCGAGATCAAGGGCCAGCGCGTCCAGTTTCTTGACAGAAAAGGCGATGGTCCCGGTGCGCCTGCACAGGGCGGCGGTGAGCGCCGTTCTTTCCAGCAGCCGCAGCAGTCACAGCAGCGTGGCGGCCGCCAGGCTCCTCCTGCCGATGACGGATTCGATGATCTCGGTCCGGCATTTCCTTCGGAAGTCAGCGGAATGGACGACGTGCCGTTCTAG
- a CDS encoding acetyl-CoA carboxylase carboxyl transferase subunit alpha/beta translates to MDFDKKLHQLNDRLNYIRDVFTGKQEENIRLLESKLNELMLREKHLSASEQQAAAATVDDLFDFVERKLEEDLTPMDRVRIVRHSQRVCLRDVLENVYDNYTEIGGKDENSIDPSMLIARAYITRRSGKKVYHQPVMVIGQEKGHGEEFRNGGSVKPWGNAKALHYMKVAETENIPIHTYVFTPGSYPVEDAPGAAQQIARNLYEMAGLRVPVVAVFSEGGSGGAEAIGLADTRLMLSHGYYSVISPEGAAAIEGRLKEGQRATPELIEKCARQLRITAADNRRMGYIDHVIDEPPLGARPYHYDFFRSLRQEVIRATDEVVLGVKGFAPFRAMALRRRHGKKGVTPDFDNIYVRWNLSSNARDRLVMKRHRKFRRLSRQACLDRRAVHRRIWEWGYDLGWDVYSYFKYDLWRKHQQRIVYAVEEVDAEARVLMNRLLSPWRKLSGSLPGSGKPAEDKEKELTMLSQWDQEDQRNGEWRYVSPRAKEDRTITCPNADSHGCLDLWAPDLFGEFAGVCNYCGHHFPMESKWFVHNIFDNGSVFEFNSELEAANPLGFEGLDVKLDQAKQKTGQKSGCVTFEARLDNIKIVVAMLTAPFRGGSVGAAEGEKFIRAAERAKKKRFPFLAYVHGTAGIRIQEGTNGVIQMPRCTMAVRRYIEEGGLYLVVYDTNSYAGPLASFLGCSPYQFAIRSANIGFAGRGVIKETTGMDIPPDYHNAFKALSRGHIQGIWDRREARQNLRQALLTMGGRNLYYR, encoded by the coding sequence ATGGATTTTGATAAGAAACTGCATCAGCTTAACGACCGTCTCAACTACATCCGGGACGTGTTTACCGGCAAGCAGGAAGAAAATATCCGCCTGCTTGAGAGCAAGCTGAATGAATTGATGCTGAGGGAAAAGCACCTTTCCGCTTCGGAACAGCAGGCTGCCGCAGCCACGGTTGACGATCTGTTCGACTTTGTGGAGCGCAAGCTTGAAGAAGATCTTACCCCCATGGACAGGGTGCGTATCGTACGTCATTCGCAGCGGGTCTGCCTGCGCGACGTGCTTGAAAACGTGTACGACAACTACACCGAGATAGGCGGCAAGGACGAGAACAGTATCGATCCGAGCATGCTTATTGCGCGTGCCTACATCACAAGGCGCAGCGGTAAAAAGGTGTACCACCAGCCGGTGATGGTCATAGGGCAGGAAAAAGGCCATGGAGAGGAATTCCGCAACGGCGGTTCTGTAAAGCCCTGGGGCAATGCCAAGGCCCTGCACTATATGAAAGTTGCCGAAACAGAAAATATTCCCATCCATACATATGTGTTCACACCCGGATCATATCCGGTGGAGGATGCTCCCGGAGCTGCCCAGCAGATAGCCCGCAACCTGTACGAAATGGCAGGGCTGCGTGTGCCTGTTGTGGCCGTGTTTTCCGAAGGTGGCTCCGGCGGTGCCGAAGCCATCGGGCTGGCCGATACCCGGCTCATGCTCTCCCACGGGTACTATTCTGTTATTTCTCCCGAAGGGGCGGCCGCCATCGAAGGCAGGCTCAAAGAAGGCCAGCGTGCCACGCCGGAACTGATTGAAAAATGCGCGCGCCAGCTGCGTATCACCGCAGCGGATAACCGCCGCATGGGGTACATTGATCACGTTATAGACGAGCCGCCGCTGGGAGCCAGACCGTACCATTACGATTTTTTCCGTTCTTTGCGGCAGGAAGTTATCCGCGCGACGGATGAGGTTGTGCTGGGGGTCAAGGGATTTGCTCCTTTCCGCGCCATGGCTTTGCGCAGGCGGCACGGCAAAAAGGGTGTGACGCCTGACTTTGACAATATCTATGTCCGCTGGAATCTTTCTTCCAACGCCCGTGACAGACTGGTGATGAAACGCCACCGCAAGTTCCGCCGCCTGTCACGTCAGGCTTGCCTGGACAGACGCGCCGTGCACCGCAGAATATGGGAATGGGGATATGATCTCGGCTGGGATGTTTATTCTTATTTCAAGTACGACCTGTGGCGTAAGCATCAGCAGCGCATTGTTTATGCGGTGGAAGAGGTGGACGCTGAAGCGCGTGTGCTGATGAACCGCCTGCTGAGCCCGTGGCGTAAGCTGAGCGGGTCACTGCCCGGTTCCGGCAAGCCTGCCGAGGACAAAGAAAAAGAGCTGACCATGCTTTCGCAGTGGGATCAGGAAGACCAGCGCAACGGCGAATGGCGCTATGTAAGCCCGCGTGCCAAGGAAGACCGCACCATTACCTGCCCCAATGCGGATTCTCATGGCTGCCTTGACCTGTGGGCCCCTGATCTTTTTGGCGAATTTGCCGGTGTGTGCAACTATTGCGGTCATCATTTTCCGATGGAAAGCAAGTGGTTCGTGCATAATATCTTTGATAACGGCTCTGTTTTCGAGTTCAACTCCGAGCTGGAAGCCGCCAACCCGCTGGGTTTTGAAGGGCTGGACGTGAAGCTGGATCAGGCCAAGCAGAAAACCGGCCAGAAGTCCGGCTGCGTCACGTTCGAAGCGCGGCTCGATAATATCAAGATAGTGGTGGCCATGCTTACCGCACCGTTCCGCGGTGGGTCGGTGGGTGCCGCCGAAGGCGAAAAGTTTATCCGCGCCGCTGAGCGGGCCAAGAAAAAGCGTTTTCCGTTTCTTGCCTATGTGCACGGCACTGCCGGTATCCGCATTCAGGAAGGCACCAACGGAGTCATCCAGATGCCCCGCTGCACCATGGCCGTGCGCCGGTACATCGAAGAAGGCGGGCTGTACCTTGTGGTTTATGACACCAATTCCTACGCCGGCCCTCTGGCAAGCTTTCTCGGCTGTTCGCCGTATCAGTTTGCCATCCGTTCTGCCAACATAGGCTTTGCGGGCAGAGGGGTTATCAAGGAAACGACCGGTATGGATATTCCTCCTGACTACCACAATGCCTTCAAGGCACTGAGCAGAGGACATATTCAGGGCATATGGGACCGCAGAGAGGCGCGGCAGAATCTGCGCCAGGCACTGCTGACCATGGGCGGACGCAATCTTTATTACCGCTAG
- a CDS encoding TRAP transporter large permease: protein MSILLLLVFFAMLASGLPLFVAMLCTALAGFAYIGESGQLRLMVQQFYGGMEPFSLLAIPYFILVGELMGCAGLTSRLLRFAEALVGHLKGGLGYVTVVASIIFAGVNGSAAADASAVGSIMIPAMKKGGYPDSYAAGLTAGSSLIGPIIPPSIFMILFGAMTKTNVGGLFMAGVVPGLLLGVAFMVMHRISAARLNLPTVNTAFSMPDLWRATGGAMAALIAPGIIIGGILFGFMTPTESGAIASLYVVIVGFVWTRQLTVKGVLLALSNTVRLTSVIFVVIGAATIVGWILSAEKVPQSMAPVIMSYASSPEQVLLLISLIVFVVGMFMEEIAALVLLTPVFAPLAVAAGIDPYHFGIVMTLNITIALITPPMGACVYIVSSVGNVSLEKMFRHIWPFVLVALACQLLLIFVPGISVWLPHMLGY, encoded by the coding sequence ATGAGCATTCTTTTGCTGCTTGTCTTTTTTGCCATGCTGGCATCGGGGCTGCCGCTGTTTGTGGCCATGCTGTGTACAGCGCTGGCCGGGTTTGCCTACATCGGCGAGTCCGGTCAACTGCGGCTGATGGTGCAGCAGTTTTATGGCGGCATGGAACCTTTTTCCCTGCTGGCCATACCGTACTTTATTCTGGTGGGCGAACTGATGGGCTGCGCCGGACTGACCAGCAGACTGTTGCGTTTTGCCGAGGCTCTTGTGGGACACCTCAAGGGCGGACTGGGCTATGTGACAGTGGTGGCCAGCATCATTTTTGCCGGTGTCAACGGCTCTGCCGCGGCGGATGCGTCCGCAGTAGGCTCCATCATGATTCCCGCCATGAAAAAAGGCGGATACCCCGACTCGTATGCCGCGGGCCTTACTGCCGGCAGTTCGCTTATCGGTCCCATCATTCCGCCGAGCATTTTTATGATTTTGTTCGGCGCCATGACAAAGACGAATGTGGGCGGGCTGTTTATGGCGGGTGTGGTGCCGGGGTTGCTGCTTGGTGTCGCTTTTATGGTCATGCACCGCATCAGTGCCGCGCGGCTCAACCTGCCTACGGTCAATACGGCCTTTTCCATGCCTGATCTCTGGAGGGCCACCGGCGGAGCCATGGCTGCGCTCATTGCTCCGGGTATCATTATCGGCGGTATCCTGTTCGGGTTCATGACCCCCACCGAATCCGGTGCCATAGCCAGTCTGTATGTGGTCATCGTGGGCTTTGTCTGGACACGGCAGCTGACGGTGAAGGGCGTGCTGCTGGCGTTGTCGAACACGGTCCGGCTTACCAGTGTCATTTTTGTGGTTATCGGGGCGGCGACTATTGTCGGCTGGATTCTGTCTGCCGAAAAAGTACCGCAGTCCATGGCTCCGGTGATCATGAGTTATGCCTCGAGTCCTGAACAGGTTCTGCTGCTGATAAGCCTGATTGTGTTTGTGGTGGGCATGTTCATGGAAGAAATTGCGGCTCTGGTGCTGCTTACTCCGGTGTTCGCGCCGCTGGCTGTGGCGGCGGGAATTGATCCGTATCATTTCGGCATCGTGATGACACTGAACATCACCATTGCGCTTATCACTCCGCCCATGGGAGCCTGCGTGTACATCGTATCCTCCGTGGGTAATGTGTCGCTGGAAAAAATGTTCAGGCACATCTGGCCGTTTGTTCTGGTGGCGCTGGCCTGTCAGCTGCTGCTGATTTTTGTTCCCGGGATATCTGTCTGGCTGCCGCATATGCTGGGCTATTAA
- a CDS encoding IclR family transcriptional regulator, which translates to MAEEPAVTDRRPDPLFVHSLQRALMVLEAFDSTARNLSLSDLSRKTGLNKSAVQRFLFTWEALGYLEKDTDTKRYSLSPKVMSLSYHYLKDKRLVEIATPVLLEMRKRTGCASYLGILYEQDVMYLIRLPQRFILLESTLAGRRVPAFCGGRALLSCLPQNSARSLIEQSVRTQLTPFTITDSEANMRAVRQAAELGYAVSRQEQLIGEVSVSAPVLSSGGTLLAAVYISADNNEWDDSRIAAELAPVVLKAASDIGRQF; encoded by the coding sequence ATGGCAGAAGAACCGGCCGTTACTGACAGACGCCCTGACCCGCTTTTTGTACATTCACTTCAACGGGCTCTGATGGTTCTGGAGGCCTTCGATTCCACTGCCCGCAATCTGAGTCTGTCGGACCTGAGCCGCAAGACAGGGCTGAACAAAAGCGCTGTTCAGCGCTTTCTCTTTACATGGGAGGCCCTTGGCTATCTGGAAAAAGACACAGATACCAAGCGTTATTCTTTAAGTCCAAAGGTAATGTCGCTCAGCTATCATTATTTGAAGGACAAACGACTTGTGGAAATTGCCACACCGGTGCTGCTGGAAATGCGTAAAAGAACAGGATGCGCCAGTTATCTGGGTATTCTGTACGAGCAAGATGTTATGTATCTTATACGCCTGCCCCAGCGGTTCATATTGCTTGAAAGCACGCTGGCGGGCAGAAGGGTGCCCGCATTCTGCGGCGGCAGGGCTCTGCTTTCGTGTCTGCCGCAAAACAGCGCCCGCAGCCTGATAGAACAGAGCGTCAGAACGCAGCTGACTCCGTTCACCATCACTGACAGCGAGGCAAACATGCGGGCCGTACGGCAGGCGGCAGAACTGGGGTATGCGGTTTCGCGTCAGGAGCAGCTCATAGGTGAAGTTTCCGTTTCAGCACCCGTACTATCGTCCGGCGGTACACTGCTGGCCGCTGTCTATATTTCTGCAGACAACAACGAATGGGACGACAGCCGCATTGCCGCCGAGCTGGCACCGGTGGTACTCAAAGCCGCATCAGACATCGGCCGCCAGTTCTGA